From Streptomyces sp. NBC_00683, one genomic window encodes:
- a CDS encoding transglutaminase family protein, which translates to MSGRTRLTVCAFVATLMAAGALVPLVETAKWLVQAAFLLGIQSGVGALARRVPLARILTVSAQLLVTLMLLTMAFASEQALFGLLPGPEAVQRLADLLTAGADDVGRYAIPAPASDGIRLMLIGGVLLIGLAVDALAVTFRTAAPAGLPLLALYSVAAGLSDGGAGWLWFLLAACGYLILLLAEGRDRLSQWGRVFSGTSSSSGGLAAGLEGSSGPLAPVRTGRRIGAVALGIALVVPAALPALDGGLLGGTGGGTGKGTGGGTISAVNPLVSLQNNLNQPENRQVMSYRTNSGNPEDFYLRIQALDQFNGSEWRPSTRRLKDVPDRLPQPAGLGSDIAVTEIRTNISASGSYQQTYLPLPYPASEVDIKGRWRFEPEGRTLVGDDGQTTRGVRYEVSSLVVQPTAEQLAGALAPRSELAREYTRVPGSLPDVVLKTAERVTKGSANDYERAVKLQDWFASGGGFRYDTTVTSGTGTAAIERFLKDREGFCVHFSFTMAAMARTLGIPARVAVGFTPGTVQADGSVSVGLRDAHAWPELYFEGVGWTRFEPTPSRGTTPSYTRQDVSPDDTNDSALPSAGASAAPTAAPSASESCPAQMRRQGECGASAAPGALDSADPGTPAGTVVLVVLGALLVLVIPFLPMLWRLRARAQRLGSSGGRTPADATARVMAAWRELTDTAWDHGIEPDESQTPRKAAARLVRLGKLNGTAAAAAHRLAGAVEQVLYAPEPVAGAGSTEDVLAVQAGLRASAGRLGRLRATVAPRSAVRVIWAVSEHRAALRRRWMDRPGREGWAARLRRPSRQQG; encoded by the coding sequence ATGAGCGGTCGGACACGGCTGACGGTGTGCGCCTTCGTGGCGACGCTGATGGCGGCGGGGGCTCTGGTGCCGCTGGTGGAGACGGCGAAGTGGCTCGTCCAGGCCGCTTTCCTGCTGGGGATCCAGAGCGGGGTGGGCGCACTCGCCCGCCGGGTCCCGCTCGCACGGATTCTGACGGTCTCCGCGCAGTTGCTGGTCACGCTGATGCTGCTGACGATGGCGTTCGCCTCGGAGCAGGCGCTGTTCGGTCTGCTCCCCGGGCCCGAGGCCGTGCAGCGACTGGCGGATCTGCTGACGGCGGGCGCCGATGATGTCGGCCGGTACGCCATCCCCGCTCCGGCGTCGGACGGCATCCGGCTGATGCTGATCGGCGGCGTGCTGCTGATCGGGCTCGCCGTGGACGCTCTCGCGGTGACCTTCCGTACCGCCGCGCCGGCCGGACTGCCCCTGCTGGCGCTCTACTCGGTCGCGGCGGGGCTCAGCGACGGAGGAGCGGGCTGGCTCTGGTTCCTGCTCGCCGCGTGCGGCTATCTGATCCTGCTGCTGGCGGAGGGCCGCGACCGGCTGTCCCAGTGGGGGCGGGTCTTCAGTGGCACGTCCAGCTCGTCGGGCGGTCTGGCGGCCGGGCTGGAAGGGTCATCGGGCCCTCTGGCGCCGGTCCGCACGGGGCGTCGCATCGGTGCGGTGGCACTGGGCATCGCCCTGGTGGTCCCCGCGGCGCTGCCCGCCCTGGACGGCGGCCTGCTGGGCGGCACGGGCGGCGGTACGGGCAAGGGCACCGGCGGGGGCACGATCTCCGCGGTCAACCCGCTGGTCTCGCTGCAGAACAACCTGAACCAGCCGGAGAACCGGCAGGTGATGTCGTACCGCACCAACTCGGGGAACCCCGAAGACTTTTATCTGCGCATCCAGGCCCTGGACCAGTTCAACGGGAGCGAGTGGCGGCCTTCGACCCGCCGTCTGAAGGACGTGCCGGACCGGTTGCCGCAACCGGCCGGGCTGGGCTCGGACATCGCCGTCACGGAGATCCGGACGAACATCTCCGCGTCGGGCTCGTACCAGCAGACGTATCTGCCGCTCCCCTATCCGGCGAGCGAGGTGGACATCAAGGGTCGCTGGCGGTTCGAACCTGAGGGGCGCACCCTCGTCGGGGACGACGGCCAGACGACGCGCGGCGTCCGGTACGAGGTGAGCAGTCTGGTCGTGCAGCCGACGGCCGAGCAGCTCGCCGGGGCGCTGGCTCCGCGTTCGGAGCTGGCGCGTGAGTACACCCGGGTTCCCGGCTCGCTGCCCGACGTGGTCCTGAAGACCGCCGAACGGGTGACGAAGGGCTCGGCCAACGACTACGAGCGGGCCGTCAAGCTCCAGGACTGGTTCGCCTCGGGGGGCGGCTTCCGCTACGACACGACGGTGACGTCGGGGACCGGCACGGCGGCGATCGAGCGGTTCCTCAAGGACCGGGAAGGCTTCTGCGTCCACTTCTCGTTCACGATGGCCGCGATGGCCAGGACGCTGGGCATTCCGGCCCGGGTCGCGGTGGGCTTCACGCCCGGCACGGTCCAGGCGGACGGTTCCGTATCGGTCGGGCTGCGTGATGCGCACGCCTGGCCGGAGCTGTATTTCGAGGGTGTGGGCTGGACCCGCTTCGAGCCGACGCCGTCCCGGGGCACCACCCCCTCGTACACCCGGCAGGACGTCTCCCCGGATGACACGAACGATTCGGCGCTGCCCTCGGCAGGTGCCTCCGCCGCGCCCACGGCCGCTCCGTCGGCCTCGGAATCGTGCCCGGCACAGATGCGCCGTCAGGGTGAGTGCGGTGCGTCCGCGGCTCCCGGTGCGCTGGACTCCGCCGATCCGGGGACGCCCGCGGGAACGGTGGTGCTGGTGGTGCTGGGCGCCCTCCTGGTGCTCGTGATCCCGTTCCTGCCGATGCTCTGGCGTCTACGGGCCCGTGCTCAGCGGCTGGGTTCCTCCGGGGGACGTACGCCTGCGGATGCCACGGCCAGAGTCATGGCCGCGTGGCGGGAGCTCACGGACACGGCCTGGGACCACGGCATCGAACCCGACGAGTCGCAGACCCCCCGCAAGGCCGCTGCCCGCCTCGTACGGCTGGGGAAGCTCAACGGCACGGCCGCGGCCGCGGCCCATCGGCTGGCGGGCGCGGTGGAACAGGTGCTGTACGCGCCCGAACCCGTGGCCGGTGCTGGTTCCACCGAGGACGTCCTGGCCGTGCAGGCGGGGCTGCGGGCCTCGGCCGGACGCCTGGGACGGCTGCGCGCGACGGTCGCGCCACGTTCGGCCGTTCGGGTGATCTGGGCGGTTTCGGAACACCGCGCGGCCCTTCGCCGGCGGTGGATGGACCGTCCGGGCCGAGAGGGCTGGGCCGCCCGCCTGCGCCGCCCCTCCCGCCAGCAGGGCTGA
- a CDS encoding FtsB family cell division protein, with the protein MTKAAEQMKGRAGRLARLMPSGPSTAARTPFVLLVVLLLTGGLISLLLLNSALNEGSFRLSKLKRETTELTDEQQALQRDVDSYSEPDALERRARELGMVPGGSPAFLNPDGTIRGVPERVTAEPSPAAKPDASTSGGAGPPPAAASPSGSVPPSPSGSATTPAPSATPTTLPPTSSGR; encoded by the coding sequence GTGACCAAGGCGGCCGAGCAGATGAAGGGGCGGGCGGGGAGGCTCGCCCGGCTGATGCCGTCGGGCCCGAGCACGGCGGCCCGCACTCCCTTCGTCCTGCTGGTCGTGCTGCTCCTCACCGGTGGCCTGATCTCGCTGCTCCTGCTGAACTCGGCGCTCAACGAAGGATCGTTCAGGCTGAGCAAGCTGAAGCGGGAGACCACCGAGCTCACCGATGAGCAGCAGGCCCTGCAGCGTGACGTCGACAGCTACTCGGAGCCGGACGCGCTGGAACGGCGCGCCCGGGAACTGGGGATGGTGCCCGGCGGCAGCCCCGCGTTCCTGAACCCGGACGGCACCATCCGCGGCGTTCCGGAGCGCGTCACCGCTGAGCCGTCCCCCGCCGCGAAACCGGACGCGAGCACGTCGGGCGGTGCGGGCCCGCCCCCGGCGGCCGCCTCGCCGTCGGGGTCCGTACCCCCGTCGCCCTCCGGTTCCGCAACCACCCCCGCGCCGTCCGCGACTCCCACGACTTTGCCCCCGACGAGCTCCGGCAGGTGA
- a CDS encoding AAA family ATPase, producing the protein MTTYDDRASLTDLTTTAEQVRRSVEGVIEGKPEVVRLSLTVLLAEGHLLIEDVPGVGKTMLAKALARSIDCSVRRIQFTPDLLPSDITGVSIFDQQRRDFEFKPGAIFAQIVIGDEINRASPKTQSALLESMEERQVTIDGQTYELPNPFMVVATQNPVEMEGTYPLPEAQRDRFMARVSIGYPSPEAELQMLDVHGGVSPLDDLQPVAHAHDIVKLIDAVRTVHVADSVRRYAVDLVGATRQHPDLRLGASPRATLHLLRAAKASAALSGREYALPDDVQALAVAVLAHRLLPTAQAQLNRRTAEQVVLEILQRIPVPTSGAVTSAPAAPQHQPGRPVYGQQPGARRL; encoded by the coding sequence GTGACGACCTATGACGATCGAGCGAGCCTCACAGATCTGACCACCACAGCGGAGCAGGTGCGCAGGTCGGTGGAAGGTGTGATCGAGGGCAAGCCTGAGGTCGTACGGCTTTCGCTGACCGTATTGCTCGCGGAGGGACACCTCCTGATCGAAGATGTGCCCGGGGTCGGCAAGACAATGCTGGCCAAGGCGCTGGCGCGTTCCATCGACTGCTCGGTGCGGCGTATCCAGTTCACGCCGGACCTGCTGCCTTCGGACATCACCGGGGTGTCGATCTTCGATCAGCAGCGACGGGACTTCGAGTTCAAGCCGGGCGCGATCTTCGCCCAGATCGTGATCGGCGACGAGATCAACCGCGCGTCGCCCAAGACCCAGTCCGCGCTGCTGGAGTCGATGGAGGAACGCCAGGTCACGATCGACGGCCAGACCTACGAACTGCCCAACCCGTTCATGGTGGTGGCCACCCAGAACCCGGTGGAGATGGAAGGCACCTATCCGCTGCCCGAGGCGCAGCGCGACCGGTTCATGGCCCGGGTGTCGATCGGCTACCCCAGCCCGGAGGCCGAGCTCCAGATGCTGGACGTGCACGGCGGGGTCTCACCGCTGGACGACCTGCAGCCGGTGGCGCACGCCCACGACATCGTGAAGCTGATCGACGCGGTGCGCACGGTCCATGTGGCCGATTCCGTGCGCCGGTACGCGGTGGACCTTGTCGGGGCCACCCGTCAGCACCCGGATCTCAGACTCGGGGCCTCGCCCCGCGCGACCCTGCACCTCCTGCGTGCGGCAAAGGCCTCGGCGGCCCTCAGCGGGCGTGAGTACGCCCTGCCGGACGACGTCCAGGCCCTCGCCGTTGCCGTGCTCGCGCACCGGCTGCTGCCCACGGCCCAGGCTCAGCTCAACCGCCGCACGGCGGAGCAGGTCGTGCTGGAGATCCTGCAGCGCATCCCCGTGCCGACGTCCGGTGCCGTCACGTCGGCACCGGCGGCGCCGCAGCACCAGCCCGGCCGCCCGGTCTACGGCCAGCAGCCCGGCGCACGGCGGCTGTGA
- a CDS encoding peptidoglycan D,D-transpeptidase FtsI family protein, with protein MPSKEPPRRRVPGPARPRNAAGGSGRPRPAARPGAGRPRPPSRRPRGRASRGGSPQSIRLGSPRPRLRLISLCLTLVMLAFVVRLLQVQAVDAGTYSAKAEKNRYLEYTIAAERGEITDRSGIALATSVDAHDITADPKLFTPEDSKAPDAPEQAAALLAPILGKDAAELTKKLSAPKSRYTVLARRQTPQVWKQIKDLKSAFAEKAAKDRADGGTGANVLAGVLQEPTTKRVYPNGDLAAGILGFVNAEGKGGGGLEAQLNGQLEGENGKIRYAQAGGRPVPTAGTKEIPAVAGTDIELTIDRDIQWAAQRAIADQVKKSKADRGYVIVQNTRTGEVLAMANAPGYDPNDLSQVNSAALGNAALQDVYEPGSTSKVMSMAAVLEEGAATPGTHVTVPNRLHRGDRLFRDDIDHPTWYLTLNGVLAKSSNIGTILATGQLGRTQAEANKVLHSYLRKFGIGSTTGLDYPGESPGILAKPQDWSTSQQYTIPFGQGLSLNAMQAASVYQTIANGGVRIEPTLVRGTKGADGRYTAGTAPERTRVVSEKTAKTLANMLESVVDDREGTGTRAHIPGYRVAGKTGTANRVDPVRGIYKGYTASFAGFAPADDPQVTVYCAIQNPTKGSYFGGQICGPIYKKVMEFALKTLQTAPSGSDPARLPVSFKPGE; from the coding sequence GTGCCGTCCAAGGAACCGCCGCGCCGCCGTGTCCCCGGCCCCGCGCGCCCCCGTAACGCGGCAGGCGGAAGCGGCCGTCCCCGGCCCGCCGCCCGTCCCGGGGCCGGGCGCCCGCGCCCGCCGTCGCGGCGCCCGCGGGGAAGGGCTTCGCGCGGCGGCTCCCCGCAGTCCATCCGCCTCGGCAGCCCGCGCCCGCGGCTGCGCCTGATCAGCCTGTGCCTGACGCTCGTCATGCTGGCGTTCGTCGTCCGGCTGCTCCAGGTACAGGCGGTCGACGCCGGCACGTACTCGGCCAAGGCGGAGAAGAACCGCTATCTCGAGTACACGATCGCCGCCGAGCGCGGTGAGATCACCGACCGCAGCGGCATCGCGCTGGCAACCAGCGTCGACGCGCACGACATCACGGCCGATCCCAAGTTGTTCACCCCCGAGGACAGCAAGGCCCCGGACGCGCCGGAGCAGGCCGCGGCCCTGCTCGCCCCGATCCTCGGCAAGGACGCCGCGGAGCTGACGAAGAAGCTCTCGGCCCCCAAGAGCCGCTACACGGTGCTGGCCCGCCGCCAGACCCCGCAGGTCTGGAAGCAGATCAAGGACCTCAAGTCCGCGTTCGCCGAGAAGGCGGCGAAGGACAGGGCCGACGGCGGCACGGGAGCGAACGTGCTCGCCGGAGTCCTCCAGGAGCCCACCACCAAGCGGGTCTACCCGAACGGCGATCTCGCCGCCGGGATACTGGGATTCGTCAACGCCGAGGGCAAGGGCGGCGGCGGCCTGGAGGCCCAGCTGAACGGACAGCTCGAGGGCGAGAACGGCAAGATCCGGTACGCCCAGGCCGGTGGCCGCCCCGTACCGACCGCGGGGACCAAGGAGATTCCGGCCGTCGCGGGCACCGACATCGAGCTGACGATCGACCGCGACATCCAGTGGGCCGCCCAGCGGGCGATCGCCGACCAGGTGAAGAAGTCCAAGGCGGACCGCGGGTATGTGATCGTCCAGAACACGAGGACCGGCGAGGTACTGGCCATGGCCAACGCCCCCGGCTACGACCCGAACGACCTCTCGCAGGTCAATTCGGCGGCCCTCGGCAACGCGGCGCTCCAGGACGTGTACGAGCCCGGTTCCACCAGCAAGGTCATGTCCATGGCCGCGGTACTGGAGGAGGGCGCCGCGACACCCGGCACCCATGTCACCGTCCCCAACCGGCTGCACCGGGGGGACCGGCTGTTCAGGGACGACATCGACCACCCCACCTGGTACCTCACGCTCAACGGCGTACTCGCCAAGTCGAGCAACATCGGCACGATCCTGGCCACCGGACAGCTCGGCAGGACGCAGGCCGAGGCCAACAAGGTCCTCCACTCGTACCTGCGCAAATTCGGCATCGGCAGCACCACGGGGCTCGACTACCCGGGCGAGTCGCCCGGCATCCTCGCCAAGCCGCAGGACTGGTCCACCTCGCAGCAGTACACGATCCCGTTCGGCCAGGGCCTCTCGCTCAACGCCATGCAGGCCGCGTCGGTGTACCAGACCATCGCCAACGGCGGGGTCAGGATCGAGCCGACCCTCGTCCGCGGGACCAAGGGCGCGGACGGCCGCTACACCGCGGGGACCGCGCCCGAACGGACCCGGGTGGTCAGCGAGAAGACGGCGAAGACCCTGGCGAACATGCTCGAGTCCGTGGTCGACGACCGTGAGGGCACCGGAACCAGGGCTCACATCCCGGGCTACCGGGTCGCGGGCAAGACCGGTACGGCCAACCGTGTGGATCCTGTGCGCGGCATCTACAAGGGCTACACGGCGTCCTTCGCGGGCTTCGCCCCCGCCGACGACCCGCAGGTCACCGTCTACTGCGCCATCCAGAACCCCACCAAGGGCAGCTACTTCGGCGGCCAGATCTGCGGTCCGATCTACAAGAAGGTCATGGAGTTCGCGCTGAAGACCCTCCAGACCGCACCGTCCGGCAGCGATCCCGCCAGGCTGCCGGTGTCCTTCAAGCCCGGCGAGTGA
- a CDS encoding UDP-N-acetylmuramoyl-L-alanyl-D-glutamate--2,6-diaminopimelate ligase: protein MTTITPDPRNRNEKYRKPGPSLRERPGPPGTLTAVPHADQFQTTQKDAPVNYPGAPRPDRLRPTSLGELAARLGAGPQESGEVTGITHDSRAVRPGDVYAALPGARFHGADFAAQAAGLGAAAILTDPAGAERAAATGIPVLVTEDPRGRMGDIAAEIYGRPGVGLLQIGITGTSGKTTTAYLVEGGLRGAGRSTGLIGTVEMRIGDERIKSERTTPEATDLQALFAVMRERGVEAVAMEVSSHALVLGRVDGCVFDVAVFNNLSPEHMEFHSGMEDYFQAKARLFTPQRSKLGVVNFDDEYGRRLVTEATVPVVTFSTEGHPDADWRAKDVEVGPQSSTFTVIGPKGEQITAKAPLPGPFNVANTLAAIVTLAVAGVDPQIAADGVAAVPGVPGRLERVDAGQPYLAVVDYAHKTDAVESVLRSLQKVTEGRVHIVLGCGGDRDTTKRGPMGAAAARLADTAVLTSDNPRSEDPLAILAAMLSGAAEVPVHERGDVLVDADRAAAIAAAVARAEPGDTVLVAGKGHEQGQDIHGVVRPFDDRQVLREAIERSRGRAGAAHTHENNSQG from the coding sequence GTGACGACCATCACCCCGGATCCCCGGAACCGGAACGAGAAGTACCGCAAACCCGGGCCCTCGCTTCGCGAGAGGCCGGGTCCGCCCGGTACGCTCACCGCCGTGCCCCACGCCGATCAGTTCCAAACCACTCAGAAGGACGCGCCTGTGAACTACCCGGGAGCGCCCCGACCGGACCGGCTCCGGCCGACTTCCCTCGGAGAGCTGGCAGCCCGGCTCGGCGCCGGACCGCAGGAATCCGGTGAGGTCACCGGAATCACCCACGACTCGCGGGCCGTGCGCCCCGGGGACGTGTACGCGGCTCTGCCCGGCGCCCGCTTCCACGGCGCCGACTTCGCCGCCCAGGCCGCGGGCCTCGGCGCCGCCGCGATCCTCACCGACCCGGCAGGCGCCGAGCGCGCCGCCGCCACCGGCATCCCGGTCCTGGTCACCGAGGACCCGCGCGGCCGGATGGGCGACATCGCCGCCGAGATCTACGGCCGGCCCGGCGTCGGTCTCCTCCAGATCGGCATCACCGGAACGTCCGGCAAGACCACCACGGCCTACCTGGTCGAGGGGGGTCTGCGCGGCGCCGGACGCAGTACGGGCCTCATCGGCACGGTCGAGATGCGCATCGGCGACGAGCGCATCAAGTCCGAGCGCACCACCCCGGAAGCCACCGACCTCCAGGCGCTGTTCGCCGTCATGCGCGAACGCGGTGTCGAGGCGGTGGCCATGGAGGTCTCCAGCCACGCCCTGGTGCTCGGGCGGGTCGACGGCTGTGTCTTCGACGTGGCCGTGTTCAACAACCTCAGCCCGGAGCACATGGAGTTCCACTCCGGGATGGAGGACTACTTCCAGGCCAAGGCGAGGCTGTTCACACCGCAGCGCAGCAAGCTCGGTGTGGTCAACTTCGACGACGAGTACGGCCGCAGGCTGGTCACGGAGGCGACCGTCCCCGTCGTCACCTTCTCCACCGAGGGCCACCCCGACGCGGACTGGCGTGCCAAGGACGTCGAAGTCGGCCCGCAGAGCAGCACCTTCACCGTGATCGGCCCCAAGGGCGAGCAGATCACCGCGAAGGCCCCGCTGCCCGGCCCGTTCAACGTCGCCAACACCCTCGCCGCGATCGTCACCTTGGCCGTCGCGGGCGTCGACCCGCAGATCGCCGCCGACGGTGTCGCGGCGGTCCCCGGTGTCCCCGGGCGGCTGGAACGCGTCGACGCCGGACAGCCCTACCTCGCGGTCGTCGACTACGCGCACAAGACCGACGCCGTCGAATCCGTCCTGCGCTCCCTGCAGAAGGTCACCGAGGGCAGGGTGCACATCGTGCTCGGCTGCGGCGGCGACCGTGACACGACGAAACGCGGTCCGATGGGCGCGGCGGCGGCCCGGCTCGCCGACACCGCCGTGCTGACCTCGGACAACCCGCGCTCCGAGGACCCCCTCGCCATCCTCGCCGCGATGCTCTCGGGCGCCGCGGAGGTACCCGTCCACGAACGGGGCGACGTCCTCGTCGACGCGGACCGCGCCGCCGCCATCGCCGCGGCGGTGGCACGCGCCGAACCCGGCGACACCGTACTGGTGGCCGGAAAGGGACACGAGCAGGGACAGGACATCCACGGAGTGGTACGCCCCTTCGACGACCGCCAGGTCCTGCGCGAGGCCATCGAGCGCTCCAGGGGACGCGCGGGCGCCGCACACACCCACGAGAACAACAGTCAGGGATGA
- a CDS encoding DUF58 domain-containing protein — MAAGVPGPVDDGDNKGSLRAALNGLTTRGRSFLAAGVAAAVCAYVLGQGDLLRVGLLLAVLPLVCVTVLCRTHYRVAGSRRLAPSRVPTGAEARVHLRMDNLSRLPTGLLMLQDQVPYVLGPRPRFVLDRVEAGGKREVSYRVRSDLRGRYPLGPLQLRLSDPFGMCELTRSFSAYDTLVVIPRTEALPTLRLAGEASGYGEGRQRSLALAGEDDIIPRGYRHGDDLRRVHWRSTARYGELMVRREEQPQRARCTVLLDTRRIAYRGAGPDSAFEWAVSAAASSLVHMLERGFAVRLLTDDGSSVPGEGSDGFAGATQGSADSAGLMMDTLAVVDHSDGGGLSRAYDVLRGGNEGLLLAFFGDLDQEQTAVAARMRQRSGAAVAFVLDSEDWVRGGDRDDVSPAPDDDRLRLLREAGWTAVAVPAGAEFSRLWQQAGRQDSGPHPAAAGGTTGFSGGWS; from the coding sequence ATGGCGGCCGGGGTTCCCGGTCCCGTGGACGACGGCGACAACAAGGGCAGCCTGCGTGCGGCTCTGAACGGTCTGACGACGCGGGGGCGGTCCTTCCTGGCCGCCGGTGTCGCCGCAGCGGTCTGTGCCTACGTGCTGGGCCAGGGTGACCTGCTGCGGGTCGGACTGCTGCTGGCGGTGCTGCCCCTGGTCTGCGTGACGGTGCTCTGCCGCACCCACTACCGGGTCGCGGGCAGCCGTCGGCTGGCGCCGTCCCGGGTACCCACGGGTGCGGAGGCCAGGGTCCACCTGCGGATGGACAATCTGTCCCGGCTGCCCACGGGCCTGCTGATGCTCCAGGACCAGGTGCCGTACGTGCTGGGCCCCCGGCCCCGGTTCGTTCTCGACCGGGTGGAGGCGGGCGGCAAGCGCGAGGTGTCCTACCGGGTCCGGTCCGATCTGCGCGGGCGCTATCCGCTCGGTCCGCTGCAGCTGCGGCTCAGCGACCCGTTCGGGATGTGCGAGCTGACCCGTTCCTTCAGCGCGTACGACACCCTCGTCGTCATACCGCGCACAGAGGCCCTTCCGACGCTGCGGCTGGCGGGCGAGGCCTCCGGGTACGGCGAGGGCCGGCAGCGTTCACTGGCGCTGGCCGGTGAGGACGACATCATTCCCCGCGGCTACCGGCACGGGGACGATCTGCGGCGGGTCCACTGGCGCTCCACCGCGCGCTACGGCGAGCTGATGGTGCGCCGCGAGGAGCAGCCCCAGCGGGCCAGGTGCACGGTCCTGCTGGACACCCGGCGGATCGCGTACCGGGGAGCCGGTCCGGACTCCGCTTTCGAGTGGGCGGTGTCGGCGGCGGCCTCCTCGCTGGTGCACATGCTGGAGCGCGGCTTCGCCGTACGCCTGCTGACGGACGACGGAAGTTCCGTGCCGGGCGAGGGCTCCGACGGTTTCGCCGGGGCGACCCAGGGGTCCGCGGACTCGGCGGGTCTGATGATGGACACCCTCGCGGTCGTCGACCACTCCGACGGGGGCGGTCTGTCCCGCGCCTACGACGTGCTGCGCGGGGGCAACGAGGGCCTTCTGCTGGCGTTCTTCGGCGATCTGGACCAGGAGCAGACGGCGGTGGCCGCCCGTATGCGGCAACGCAGCGGCGCCGCTGTCGCCTTCGTGCTGGACAGTGAGGACTGGGTGCGCGGCGGGGACAGGGACGATGTGTCTCCCGCCCCGGACGACGACCGCTTGCGGCTGCTGCGCGAGGCGGGCTGGACAGCGGTGGCGGTGCCGGCCGGGGCCGAGTTCTCACGGCTGTGGCAGCAGGCGGGCCGGCAGGACTCCGGCCCGCATCCGGCAGCGGCCGGCGGAACGACGGGGTTCTCTGGGGGATGGTCATGA
- the rsmH gene encoding 16S rRNA (cytosine(1402)-N(4))-methyltransferase RsmH, producing MSQTRHVPVMLQRCLDLLAPALEVTGPQPPVVVDCTLGLGGHSEALLAAFPTVRLIALDRDKEALRLSGERLAPYGDRATLVHAVYDELPEVLDRLGVPKVQGVLFDLGVSSMQLDEADRGFAYAQDAPLDMRMDQTTGIGAAEVLNTYAPGELVRILRAYGEEKQAKRIVSAVVREREKEPFTNSARLVELIRDSLPQAAKRTGGNPAKRTFQALRIEVNGELTVLERAIPAAVGSLAVDGRIAVLSYHSLEDRLVKQVFAAGAANTAPPGLPVVPERYQPRLKLLTRGAELPTEEEVAENRRAAPARLRGAQRIRAEER from the coding sequence TTGAGCCAGACCCGACATGTCCCGGTGATGCTCCAGCGGTGCCTGGACCTGTTGGCCCCGGCTCTGGAGGTGACAGGACCGCAGCCACCGGTGGTCGTGGACTGCACCCTCGGACTCGGCGGGCACAGCGAGGCCCTGCTCGCCGCCTTCCCGACGGTCCGGCTGATCGCGCTGGACCGCGACAAGGAGGCGCTGCGGCTCTCCGGCGAGCGCCTCGCCCCGTACGGCGACCGGGCCACGCTCGTCCACGCCGTCTACGACGAACTGCCCGAGGTGCTCGACCGGCTGGGTGTCCCCAAGGTCCAGGGCGTGCTGTTCGACCTCGGCGTCTCCTCCATGCAACTGGACGAGGCGGACCGCGGATTCGCGTACGCCCAGGACGCCCCGCTCGACATGCGCATGGACCAGACGACCGGCATCGGCGCGGCCGAGGTGCTCAACACCTACGCGCCGGGCGAGCTCGTACGGATCCTCCGCGCCTACGGGGAGGAGAAGCAGGCCAAGCGGATCGTCTCCGCCGTCGTGCGCGAGCGCGAGAAGGAACCCTTCACCAACAGCGCCCGCCTCGTGGAGCTCATCCGCGATTCGCTTCCCCAGGCCGCCAAGCGCACCGGAGGCAATCCGGCCAAGCGCACCTTCCAGGCACTGCGCATCGAGGTCAACGGTGAGCTCACCGTCCTGGAGAGGGCGATTCCGGCAGCTGTGGGGAGCCTCGCGGTGGACGGACGCATCGCCGTCCTCTCCTACCACTCGCTGGAGGACCGGCTGGTCAAGCAGGTCTTCGCGGCCGGCGCGGCCAACACGGCGCCGCCCGGTCTGCCCGTCGTCCCCGAGCGCTACCAGCCCCGGCTGAAGCTGCTGACCCGCGGCGCGGAGCTGCCCACCGAGGAGGAGGTCGCCGAGAACCGGCGGGCCGCCCCCGCCCGGTTGCGCGGCGCCCAGCGGATCCGCGCGGAGGAGCGATGA
- a CDS encoding beta-class carbonic anhydrase — MTFFVPSHSTPRATVTANVVSMSTSAQSSAEPTVSAAGAARSGGTVTDRLVEANARYADAFGDPGMDARPVLRVAVVACMDARIDLHDALGLELGDCHTIRNAGGVVTDDVIRSLTISQRALGTRSVILIHHTNCGLESLTEDFRQELEHEVGQRPVWAVESFKDADQDVRQSMQRVRTSPFLLHTDDIRGFVFDVTTGLLREILPAS, encoded by the coding sequence TTGACGTTCTTTGTCCCCTCCCACAGCACGCCGAGGGCGACCGTGACAGCTAACGTCGTATCCATGTCGACTTCCGCGCAGTCTTCCGCCGAGCCCACAGTCTCCGCCGCAGGTGCGGCCCGTTCGGGCGGTACGGTCACCGACCGGCTGGTCGAAGCGAATGCCCGCTACGCGGACGCATTCGGCGACCCCGGCATGGACGCACGGCCGGTGCTCCGCGTTGCCGTCGTCGCCTGCATGGACGCCCGTATCGACCTCCACGACGCGCTCGGCCTGGAGCTCGGCGACTGCCACACCATCCGCAACGCGGGCGGCGTGGTCACGGACGATGTCATCCGGTCGCTGACCATCAGCCAGCGGGCGCTCGGCACCCGCAGCGTCATACTCATCCACCACACGAACTGCGGCCTCGAATCGCTGACCGAGGACTTCCGGCAGGAGCTGGAGCACGAGGTCGGACAGCGGCCGGTCTGGGCGGTGGAGTCCTTCAAGGACGCCGACCAGGACGTACGGCAGTCGATGCAGCGCGTACGCACCTCGCCGTTCCTCCTGCACACGGACGACATCCGGGGGTTCGTCTTCGACGTGACCACCGGTCTCCTGCGCGAGATCCTTCCCGCCTCCTGA